Below is a window of Nicotiana tabacum cultivar K326 chromosome 19, ASM71507v2, whole genome shotgun sequence DNA.
GAAGCTCAAGGACTTAATGTTCCAACAACTTAAGTGTCAATGTCATAGGAGTCAGCAAGGAATCAAAAACTAGAATATAATTTGCACTAACAGCAATCATAACAAAAGAAAGTCAATGGGGGAAAGAATGAATTTACCAAATGCCACAAGGGCATGCTGTCCAGATCAGCCATGTaggaagacttcaacttggactTTTTCATCATACGTATAACCCAAATTGTTGCCACAAGTGTAACAAGATCTAGAAAAAAGTGTATAGGTGCTGACATGATGTAACCACAAAATAATCTTACACCTAAAAATATCTCTGTAACCACTTGAGTCTTCAATGAAATGCCTAATCACAGCAGCAGAAGAAAGATCATCATCAGATGAAAGGTATATCATAATAACATGTTTGATTATATACTAGCATTTAGAATCAGGAGTAAGTACCAGAGCAAGTCTTGAGGGTAGACAACTTGTAAATCAAACATAAGAGTCCAACGAAATGAACAAACTCTGCCAAAACGAAGAAGTGATTGTGttttttgatgaagaacttgagaaTCACTACCAAAACCAATGATGTGACAACACCTAAGAAAATCTTAACAATTTTTGACTGCCTTCGCACCCATAAGAATAGCTTTTTGACTGGCATTTGCAACTCCTTCTCACCCATTTCTCTTTGCAGTTTCTTTATCTCTTCTCAAACTGAAAAGTTCATGAGAAAACAGTGACTATGTATATTTCCTCCTCTATTACATGTGGAGTAGCAGAAATATTTGACACGAGAACTAGACCAATCATTAGTTGACACGTTATTTTATTGGTCATCCCTGTAACACATTGATGGATATTTTTTGTAGTAGAAGACTCATCGCTCATGTGAGAGCAACTTCAGCTCAGACTAATAATTACTATAATGCAATTTGAATTGAATATCAAGGAAAATAGCCATTGGACATTAATGAATGTGTCTGCCATTGATACTTTATTTTACTTCCCATAAGTCGGGCTTAAGAAACTCTTCTTGCCTATCACCCCCATTGACTTCTCGGATATGGTGATAGTGGAAAAGCATATAACTAAAATATTCAACTGGAATTATTTATGAACAAATTAGAAAAATCAGAATTTTGGTTCAAACATTTCATAGGACAAAAATATACTACTCCTATTACCGTTTAACTTTCCTCAAAATTTTTAGATCATTTATTATTGGAGTAAGGATTGACTCCTTCTTGATTTTCTAACGACACTGATAAGTCATGTGTCTTgctatattttgatgatttaacaaatTTTGTTGAGAACCAGATGAGGAACCTGTTCCACATCTTCTGAGTGCTCAAAGATCAACAAATCTCAAGTCTGGGACATGTTCCAACATCCAGAGTCCAAGAAACAACAGAGGGAACAAATCGACGTCAGTTCCCTTGCTGACAGTGCCAGTCAACTCCCCACAACTGTAAAGTGACTGTAACTGTTCCTCTGCACACACACAACAGTGCAAACAGTGGAGCAgtcactttatggggaatgccttTGTACCAAACATGcaacatcattcaagtgatgtcacttaTGTAATATTAACATGAAGCAAAGTAAAAACAACACGCTTGCATATTCCAGAATTCGTCAAGCTTTCTCTCAAGTGTGTTGCCAACTTGCAAGTGACATTCAAGGCGTCAAGAACAAAGAGCAACATAACGAAGGACCAGTTTCCTGCATTGAGTTATCATATATCCTTAGTTATGTAGCATCTTTGTCAAAGttatttacttgtaattcctacttagcttagttagaagcattgtgtaagAAACctttgtaaaatcataaaccaTGTGTTTGTgccttggctagagttagtcgagttgtatgCTTTGtgatagagttattacaaaggggcttgtaatagagttattacaagttagtgagggattaagtgATTAATTCCTATGTTACAATAGtttgtaatctgaagtttgctcagtagtgaagttgaaatcctacaagggtaggtcgtggtttttaatcccgtgagctgagAGTTTTTTACGAAAAATTTTATTGTGTTATTTACTTACAACTGTGTGAGTGTATTCTGTGAGAACAAatagagaacccggttctctatataagtttggtggacccttagtttctatcaattggtatcagagcaggttctttctataaggctaacacctagaaaggatcttcatggctgctccaccaaacttcgaaGAAGGTCAATCCACGTACAGACTACCAAGATTCAATGGCCAAtactatggatggtggaagacaaggatgcatgattttatcatggttGAAGATTCAGAGCTCTGGGATGTTATCTGCGATGGTCCTTTCGTTCCTATGAAAACCATTGGGGAACCAGTAATGACAGTTCCCAAATATAGGAAGGAATACAACGATGCTGACCGCAAGGCTATAGAGAAGAACTTTcgagcaaagaaaatccttgtcTGTGGCATTGGGCCAGATGAATACAACAGGATTTTGGCTTATCAATCTGCCAAGGAGATCTTGGAAGCTCTCCAAACAGCACACGAAGGGACAACTCAAGTCAAGTAGTCGAAGATTAATATGCTAACCactgagtatgaactcttcaaGATGAAGGACGATGAGTCCGTTCAGGACATGTACACTCGCTTTACCTCTATCATCAATGAGCTCCATTCCCTGGGAGAAATCAGTCCAAGGAACAAACTTGTCAGGAAAATACTCAGCGTATTACCTGGTTCCTGGGAAAGCAAAGTAAATACTATCACAGAGGCAAAGGATCTACAAAAGCTaaccattgatgaactcattggtaatttgaaaacttatgaaatgaagaaaaaaaggaTCATGAGAGAAGAGAGCCCAAAAGGGAGAAGAACATGGTCCTCAAGATAGACAACAATGAATCAAGTGGTGAGGATGCTGATATGGCTTACTTTACAAAGAGATTTGAGAAGTTGGTCCGCAAAAATGGAGGTATTCCAAAGAAGGGAAGCTCCAGAAAGCCaggacatttcatcaaggattATCCCCTCCTCAAGCAAGACCAATACAAgcacaacatagacaaaacaaccaagaggaacccggttcctgacaaaagatttaaaagaaaagaagctGTCGATAATgttgtgaaacaagctcttgctgcatggggagactctTCCAGCGAATCTGGAGAAGATGATGCACAAGATGACACCTCCATGATGGCAGTCGAAAGTGAAGCAGTTGATTATGATTCCATCTTGGCCCTGATGGAAAAATCTTACGATGATgaagataatgatgatgatgaggtaagCTTTCTAGACGTTTAGAGAAATCTGAAGTCTTACTCTCAGAAAAAGCTCATATCCTTGGGAAATATTTTAATTGACGCTTATCACaatcttataaatgataaaaattcccgaactaTAGAGTTAGGAGAggtagaaaatgagagagataATTTGGTAGTTGTAGTGGCCAACCTAAAAGAAACCATCGAGAATCTAGTGAAAGAAAAAGGTGTTCTGATTAAAAAGGCTGAAAACATAGAGAATGAGAGAGATGACTTGTTAGTAGTCATCATGGACCTAAAAGAAATAATAGAGGAGTTAAAAAAGTGAAACAGTTCTAGGACTGTCCAAAAAGGGAAGGAAGTTACAAGTGAGGCACACATCAAGCTTGAAAATGAACTACAATCTATGAAATCTAGTCTGTGTGCTGAACTTGAAAGAAACAGACAGCTTAAAGAAGATCTAGGCAAAGTTAAAAATGATCTCGAaaaatctctaaagtggacctggtcctctgatacAATTGCTGCCATGTATACAAGCAATGGTGGGAACAGGCAAGGCGTCGAGTTTCAAAGGGAAAAGACTCCCTACAATCCACATAGCAGGTATGTTACTGTCCCTGATAACtggctttgcactcactgtggCAACACCGATCACTTTAAAGAAAACTATAAGGCTAGAATTCAGTCCCAACAGAAAAATAAGGTATTTGTTGAAAAAGGCAACTACTGTTAAGGAACCTGGTCCCTCCGTTAAAAAACGTATACTGCATGCCTGGacaaaaaaaaagtttaattCGACCCTTTCctcactacaagggacccaaacttgtttgggt
It encodes the following:
- the LOC107822023 gene encoding uncharacterized protein LOC107822023, with protein sequence MGEKELQMPVKKLFLWVRRQSKIVKIFLGVVTSLVLVVILKFFIKKHNHFFVLAEFVHFVGLLCLIYKLSTLKTCSGISLKTQVVTEIFLGVRLFCGYIMSAPIHFFLDLVTLVATIWVIRMMKKSKLKSSYMADLDSMPLWHLIAPCAVVAILIHPHTRHAILTDVLWAFSSYLEAISVLPQLRLMQNVQIIEPFTAHYVFALGIQRFLTSAHWIVQVYDTSGAYLYLAGRGYLWIPMVFISEIVQTFILADFCYYYIKSVISGQLLVRLPTPV